In the genome of Microbacterium saperdae, one region contains:
- a CDS encoding RidA family protein gives MTVSARLAELGIELPAVAAPVAAYVPAVSHGGLVYTSGQLPFTDGALPATGKVGAAVSADDAKAYARTCALNALAAAADVAGGVDRIAGVLRLGGFVASATEFSGQPGVINGASEVLGEIFGDSGRHARAAVGVAVLPLDSPVEVDVVFILA, from the coding sequence ATGACCGTCAGCGCTCGTCTGGCCGAGCTCGGCATCGAGCTCCCTGCTGTCGCGGCTCCCGTCGCGGCCTACGTGCCCGCCGTCAGCCACGGTGGCCTGGTCTACACGTCGGGACAGCTGCCTTTCACGGACGGCGCTCTGCCCGCGACCGGCAAGGTCGGTGCGGCCGTCTCGGCGGATGACGCGAAGGCGTACGCCCGCACGTGTGCGCTGAACGCGCTCGCGGCGGCCGCAGACGTCGCCGGCGGTGTCGATCGGATCGCCGGTGTGCTGCGCCTCGGTGGTTTCGTCGCCTCCGCGACGGAGTTCTCCGGTCAGCCGGGCGTCATCAACGGCGCCAGCGAGGTGCTCGGCGAGATCTTCGGCGATTCCGGTCGTCACGCCCGCGCGGCGGTCGGTGTCGCGGTGCTCCCGTTGGACAGCCCGGTCGAGGTCGACGTCGTCTTCATCCTCGCCTGA
- a CDS encoding transglycosylase domain-containing protein, with amino-acid sequence MPQKNRTVNGVLGGLLGVVGLSAVAGLLVAASVTPVLAMTGVAGTQALTLFDKLPEKLNPITPMEQSTIYAMDPDNKPVALASFYEQNRVPVTYEQVSPVLYDAILSSEDKNFYSHGGVNLGATVSAVIDNLKGTSSRGASTISQQFVKNVLIQECEQEVDTASETYSEELRACWENATQAKGTDGIERKLQEMRYAIQIEKDYSKNDILLGYLNIANFGGTVYGIEAASRYYFSTTSDKLTVAQAATLAGIVQNPNTYRIDMVGGTYTTKDGVAHNGSEDGYADTKDRRHYVLGRMLANGKITQAQYDEADASEITPAIKQPTQGCAAAGRNGYFCQYVKSIIENDEAFGETAPERRELLRRGGLKIYTSLDYRIQNPAAEKMAEVVPANFDNKAFGAAGVSIEVGTGRILSITQNTIFSETVTGDQAYSSLVFAGDKTHGDSGGFQVGSTYKLFTLIDWLEKGHSVNEVLNGRVQTNMKFTSAACEGGGPMVANTKEIGNFGGGGGSTDSVMNFTRNSLNSGFFAMASKLDICEINKVADRMGVTLANGDKTTKENVPYDVLGPKNISPIAMANAYATVASGGKYCTPRAIDRVVGPDGEDRELPASSCTDGVISKEVAATAAYALQGVMVNGGTGTQANPFDGTPLIGKTGTHDRWSTMMIESSTRVATAVWAGRSDGGQSNIFNVWADTGYRLNEMRYPLAKAAQAAANAAYPGAAFPQADRNLTRRVLTNVPNVVGKTIDEATSELRAAGFSVSVGAAVDSDKATNIVVAQDPSGQTAGGGTVTISPSNGQGATVPDVTGQDPTAAGAALVGAGFASVDFADACTAPGAKVASTNPAANAAANKSTKISVSC; translated from the coding sequence ATGCCTCAAAAGAATCGCACGGTGAACGGCGTGCTCGGCGGCCTCCTCGGGGTCGTCGGTCTCAGCGCCGTCGCCGGTCTCCTCGTCGCAGCCAGCGTGACCCCCGTCCTCGCGATGACGGGCGTCGCCGGAACCCAGGCCCTCACGCTGTTCGACAAGCTCCCCGAGAAGCTGAACCCGATCACGCCGATGGAGCAGTCGACGATCTACGCGATGGATCCTGACAACAAGCCCGTCGCGCTCGCTTCGTTCTACGAGCAGAACCGCGTGCCGGTGACGTACGAGCAGGTCTCTCCGGTGCTGTACGACGCGATCCTCTCCAGCGAGGACAAGAACTTCTACAGCCACGGAGGTGTCAACCTCGGCGCGACGGTCAGCGCCGTCATCGACAACCTCAAGGGCACCTCGTCCCGCGGCGCCTCGACGATCAGCCAGCAGTTCGTGAAGAACGTGCTGATCCAGGAGTGCGAGCAGGAGGTCGACACGGCCTCCGAGACCTATTCCGAAGAACTGCGGGCCTGCTGGGAGAACGCGACCCAGGCGAAGGGCACGGACGGCATCGAGCGCAAGCTGCAGGAGATGCGCTACGCGATCCAGATCGAGAAGGACTACTCGAAGAACGACATCCTTCTCGGCTACCTCAACATCGCCAACTTCGGCGGCACGGTCTACGGCATCGAGGCCGCGTCCCGCTATTACTTCTCGACGACGTCCGACAAGCTGACGGTTGCTCAGGCGGCGACCCTCGCGGGCATCGTGCAGAACCCGAACACATACCGCATCGACATGGTCGGCGGCACGTACACGACCAAGGACGGCGTCGCCCACAACGGTTCCGAGGACGGCTACGCCGACACCAAGGACCGCCGTCACTACGTGCTGGGTCGGATGCTCGCGAACGGCAAGATCACCCAGGCGCAGTACGACGAGGCCGACGCCTCCGAAATCACGCCCGCCATCAAACAGCCCACCCAGGGCTGCGCTGCGGCCGGTCGCAACGGGTACTTCTGCCAGTACGTGAAGTCCATCATCGAGAACGACGAGGCTTTCGGCGAAACCGCGCCCGAGCGGCGCGAGCTGCTCCGTCGCGGCGGTCTGAAGATCTACACCTCGCTCGATTACCGCATCCAGAACCCGGCGGCCGAGAAGATGGCGGAGGTCGTTCCGGCGAACTTCGACAACAAGGCCTTCGGCGCGGCGGGAGTGTCGATCGAGGTCGGCACAGGACGCATCCTCTCCATCACGCAGAACACCATCTTCTCCGAGACGGTGACCGGCGATCAGGCGTATTCCTCACTGGTGTTCGCGGGCGACAAGACCCACGGCGACTCCGGCGGATTCCAGGTGGGATCCACATACAAGCTGTTCACCCTCATCGACTGGCTCGAGAAGGGGCACTCGGTGAACGAGGTGCTCAATGGGCGTGTCCAGACGAACATGAAGTTCACGTCCGCCGCGTGTGAAGGCGGAGGACCGATGGTGGCCAACACGAAGGAGATCGGCAACTTCGGCGGTGGCGGCGGTTCCACCGACTCGGTCATGAACTTCACCAGGAACTCGCTCAACAGCGGATTCTTCGCCATGGCCTCGAAGCTCGACATCTGCGAGATCAACAAGGTCGCGGATCGCATGGGCGTCACACTGGCGAACGGCGACAAGACGACGAAGGAGAACGTCCCCTACGACGTGCTCGGACCGAAGAACATCTCGCCGATCGCGATGGCGAACGCGTACGCGACGGTCGCGAGCGGTGGCAAGTACTGCACTCCCCGTGCGATCGACCGTGTGGTCGGCCCCGACGGCGAAGATCGGGAGCTTCCCGCCTCCTCGTGCACCGATGGGGTGATCTCCAAGGAGGTGGCTGCGACGGCCGCGTACGCTCTGCAGGGCGTCATGGTCAATGGCGGAACCGGAACACAGGCCAACCCGTTCGATGGGACTCCGCTGATCGGCAAGACCGGAACGCACGACCGCTGGTCGACGATGATGATCGAATCGAGCACGAGGGTCGCCACGGCGGTCTGGGCCGGACGATCGGATGGCGGCCAGTCCAACATCTTCAACGTGTGGGCCGACACCGGATACAGGCTCAACGAGATGCGGTATCCGCTGGCGAAGGCGGCCCAGGCAGCGGCGAACGCGGCCTACCCCGGTGCCGCCTTCCCACAGGCGGACAGGAACCTGACCCGTCGGGTGCTCACCAACGTTCCGAATGTCGTCGGCAAGACGATCGACGAGGCCACCTCGGAACTGCGGGCCGCGGGCTTCTCCGTCTCGGTCGGTGCTGCGGTCGACAGCGACAAGGCGACGAACATCGTCGTGGCTCAGGATCCGTCCGGCCAGACCGCCGGCGGAGGAACCGTCACGATCTCACCGAGCAACGGTCAGGGGGCGACGGTCCCTGATGTGACGGGGCAGGATCCGACCGCGGCGGGTGCCGCGCTGGTCGGCGCCGGATTCGCTTCCGTCGACTTCGCAGACGCGTGCACGGCGCCAGGGGCCAAGGTGGCCAGCACCAACCCGGCCGCGAACGCGGCGGCGAACAAGTCCACCAAGATCTCGGTGTCGTGCTGA
- a CDS encoding DUF4244 domain-containing protein has translation MTALPRLDQRRAATLFGDDTGAATAEYAITTMAAVAFAGLLVVIMRSDEVRGILTDLVRRALTVS, from the coding sequence ATGACTGCTCTTCCGAGATTGGATCAGCGACGGGCTGCGACGCTGTTCGGCGACGACACCGGTGCTGCGACGGCCGAGTACGCCATCACGACGATGGCCGCCGTTGCGTTCGCCGGGCTGCTGGTCGTCATCATGCGTTCGGACGAGGTGCGGGGGATCCTCACCGATCTCGTCCGCCGGGCCCTCACCGTGTCGTGA
- a CDS encoding TadE family type IV pilus minor pilin produces MTGPTGRYGRRRQGETARDTVERGSVAAELAVALPAVVLTLALGVGALGAAARQVALQDASADAARVLGRGESMAAAERIVSGAVPGAGLSSSRGDDLVCVTTRVEAEIGGLIRLSLRARSCALDGGG; encoded by the coding sequence GTGACCGGCCCGACGGGGCGCTACGGCCGGCGGCGGCAGGGCGAGACGGCACGCGACACAGTGGAGCGTGGCTCGGTCGCCGCCGAGCTCGCAGTGGCCCTCCCCGCTGTGGTGCTCACTCTCGCGCTCGGCGTCGGAGCTCTCGGCGCGGCGGCCAGACAGGTCGCCCTGCAGGACGCGTCGGCCGACGCGGCGCGAGTGCTCGGGCGCGGTGAGAGCATGGCCGCAGCGGAACGGATCGTCAGCGGCGCCGTACCCGGCGCGGGGCTCTCCTCATCGCGTGGCGACGATCTGGTCTGCGTGACGACGAGAGTCGAGGCCGAGATCGGTGGACTGATCCGACTCTCGTTGAGAGCCAGGAGCTGCGCGCTCGACGGAGGAGGCTGA
- a CDS encoding TadA family conjugal transfer-associated ATPase encodes MADSFVIQPRRGGGASAADPLSSAAPLHVDAAFGPLAEHCADDTVTDIFVNGARGLFVDRGQGAEPVADWSASEREVRDLAVALVGLGGRHLDDQAACVDVRLASGIRVHAVLAPIATAGTALSIRVPRVHAADLDALAARGTVDERQQRWLRGLVESRANVLITGGTGTGKTTLLSALLSEAPPAERIVTIEDVAELRPRHPHHVALEARQANLEGAGEISLARLVRESLRMRPDRLIVGECRGEEVRELLSALNTGHDGGAGTLHASGLRDVPARLEALGALAGMDATALARQVVSAFTIVLHLERAPDGVRRIAQAGVFEMSGDRLGIEEVRPW; translated from the coding sequence ATGGCCGATTCCTTCGTCATCCAGCCCCGCCGCGGCGGCGGCGCGTCCGCCGCAGATCCGCTCTCGTCCGCCGCTCCGCTCCATGTCGACGCGGCTTTCGGGCCGCTGGCCGAGCACTGCGCCGATGACACGGTCACCGACATCTTCGTGAACGGGGCACGCGGCCTCTTCGTCGACAGGGGGCAGGGCGCAGAGCCGGTCGCGGACTGGAGCGCATCGGAGCGCGAAGTGCGTGATCTCGCCGTGGCACTCGTCGGACTCGGCGGACGACACCTCGACGACCAGGCGGCGTGCGTCGACGTGCGACTGGCCTCCGGCATCCGGGTGCACGCCGTCCTGGCGCCCATCGCCACGGCAGGCACGGCATTGTCGATACGGGTCCCGCGCGTGCACGCCGCCGACCTCGATGCGCTCGCCGCCAGGGGAACAGTCGATGAACGGCAGCAGCGATGGTTGCGAGGACTCGTCGAGAGCAGAGCCAACGTCCTCATCACCGGAGGTACGGGCACGGGCAAGACCACGCTGCTCTCTGCGTTGCTCTCGGAGGCTCCGCCCGCAGAGCGCATCGTGACGATCGAGGATGTCGCCGAGCTCCGTCCGCGACACCCGCATCATGTGGCGCTCGAGGCGAGGCAGGCGAATCTGGAGGGCGCGGGGGAGATCAGCCTGGCCCGGCTCGTGAGGGAGTCGCTGCGCATGCGCCCGGATCGGCTGATCGTGGGCGAATGCCGAGGAGAAGAGGTGCGCGAACTCCTCAGCGCACTCAACACCGGGCACGACGGGGGAGCGGGCACGCTCCATGCGAGTGGTCTCCGCGACGTGCCCGCGCGACTCGAAGCGCTCGGAGCCCTGGCGGGGATGGACGCCACAGCGCTCGCGCGTCAGGTCGTCAGCGCGTTCACGATCGTGCTGCATCTCGAACGGGCGCCCGACGGCGTGCGGCGTATCGCGCAGGCGGGCGTCTTCGAGATGAGCGGCGACCGCCTGGGCATCGAGGAGGTGCGGCCGTGGTGA
- the acs gene encoding acetate--CoA ligase has translation MSSQIDHLLDETRKFPPSEDFVAQTISSPELYERAAADREAFWGEQSRELLHWHKPFTRVLDWSAPPFAKWFDDGELNVAYNCLDRHVEAGNGDRVALHWEGEPGDSRTITYAELTDEVKRVANVLTDLGVGHGDRVAIYLPMIPEAIASMLAVARLGAIHSVVFGGFSADSLRARIDDAGAKVVITADGGYRKGRVSALKPAVDQALSDRGDGEQQTVEHVLVVQRGGNDVDWVEGRDVWWHEAVPAASAEHTAQAFPSENPLYILYTSGTTGKPKGILHTSGGYLTQAAYSHKYVFDLHPETDVFWCTADIGWVTGHSYVAYGPLANGATQVLYEGTPDSPHPGRWWEIIEKYKVSIFYTAPTAIRSFMKIGRAVPQKFDLSSLRLLGSVGEPINPEAWMWYREVIGGNKAPIVDTWWQTETGAIMVSALPGVTATKPGSAQVPLPGISIDVVDEQGAEVGNGNGGLLVITEPWPSMLRGIWGDPERYKETYWEKFEDQGYYFAGDGARLDEDGDLWLLGRVDDVMNVSGHRLSTAEIESSLVAHEATAEAAVVGASDETTGQAVVAFVIVKESYLAEHDPAGLAQLLRLWVGEQIGAIARPRDVYIVGELPKTRSGKIMRRLLRDVAEGREVGDTTTLADTAVMSIISAQVK, from the coding sequence ATGAGCAGCCAGATCGACCACCTTCTCGACGAGACGCGCAAGTTCCCGCCGTCCGAGGATTTCGTGGCCCAGACCATCTCCTCTCCGGAGCTGTACGAACGTGCCGCCGCCGACCGCGAAGCCTTCTGGGGAGAGCAGTCGCGCGAGCTGCTGCACTGGCACAAGCCCTTCACGCGGGTGCTCGACTGGTCGGCGCCGCCCTTCGCGAAATGGTTCGACGACGGAGAGCTGAACGTGGCGTACAACTGCCTCGACCGCCACGTCGAAGCAGGTAACGGCGACCGCGTGGCGCTGCACTGGGAGGGCGAACCCGGCGACTCCCGCACGATCACCTACGCCGAACTGACCGACGAGGTCAAGCGCGTCGCGAACGTGCTGACCGACCTCGGCGTCGGACACGGCGACCGCGTGGCGATCTATCTGCCGATGATCCCCGAGGCCATCGCCTCGATGCTCGCGGTGGCCCGCCTCGGCGCCATCCACTCCGTCGTCTTCGGTGGCTTCAGCGCGGACAGCCTGCGCGCCCGCATCGACGACGCCGGCGCCAAGGTCGTCATCACGGCCGACGGCGGCTACCGCAAGGGCCGAGTCTCGGCGCTCAAGCCCGCTGTCGACCAGGCTCTCAGCGACCGAGGCGACGGCGAGCAGCAGACCGTCGAGCACGTGCTGGTCGTGCAGCGCGGCGGCAACGACGTCGACTGGGTGGAAGGCCGCGACGTCTGGTGGCACGAGGCTGTTCCCGCGGCATCCGCCGAGCACACCGCGCAGGCGTTCCCGTCCGAGAACCCGTTGTACATCCTCTACACCTCGGGCACCACGGGGAAGCCCAAGGGCATCCTGCACACGTCCGGCGGCTACCTCACCCAGGCCGCGTACTCGCACAAGTACGTGTTCGACCTGCACCCCGAGACCGACGTCTTCTGGTGCACCGCCGACATCGGCTGGGTCACCGGCCACTCCTACGTGGCGTACGGTCCCCTCGCGAACGGCGCGACGCAGGTGCTCTACGAAGGAACACCGGATTCTCCGCACCCCGGCCGCTGGTGGGAGATCATCGAGAAGTACAAGGTCTCGATCTTCTACACGGCGCCGACCGCCATCCGCTCGTTCATGAAGATCGGCCGCGCGGTCCCGCAGAAGTTCGACCTGTCGTCGCTGCGGCTGCTCGGATCGGTGGGCGAACCCATCAACCCCGAGGCATGGATGTGGTACCGCGAGGTGATCGGCGGCAACAAGGCCCCGATCGTCGACACCTGGTGGCAGACGGAGACCGGCGCCATCATGGTCTCCGCCCTCCCCGGCGTGACGGCGACCAAGCCCGGATCGGCGCAGGTCCCCCTGCCCGGCATCTCGATCGACGTGGTCGACGAGCAGGGAGCCGAGGTCGGCAACGGCAACGGCGGGCTCCTCGTCATCACCGAGCCGTGGCCGAGCATGCTGCGCGGCATCTGGGGCGACCCCGAGCGCTACAAGGAGACCTATTGGGAGAAGTTCGAGGACCAGGGGTACTACTTCGCCGGCGACGGCGCGCGCCTGGATGAAGATGGCGACCTCTGGCTCCTCGGACGCGTGGACGACGTCATGAACGTCTCGGGTCACCGCCTGTCGACGGCCGAGATCGAGTCTTCGCTGGTCGCGCACGAGGCGACGGCAGAGGCCGCCGTGGTCGGCGCCTCCGACGAGACCACGGGTCAGGCCGTCGTGGCCTTCGTGATCGTGAAGGAGAGCTACCTCGCCGAGCACGACCCCGCCGGTCTCGCCCAGCTGCTGCGCCTCTGGGTCGGCGAGCAGATCGGAGCGATCGCTCGTCCGCGCGACGTCTACATCGTCGGTGAGCTGCCCAAGACCCGCTCGGGCAAGATCATGCGCCGCCTGCTGCGCGACGTGGCCGAGGGCCGGGAGGTCGGCGACACCACCACTCTCGCCGACACGGCAGTGATGAGCATCATCTCCGCCCAGGTCAAGTAG
- a CDS encoding type II secretion system F family protein, with translation MVIRVQRASSAPREDTSAVDAATSVQTLAVLLQAGAVPAAAWRHLADTGDTHAQAVVARLDAGVPLLEAIEAEGGAWIDLAAAWEIATTVGAPLAEVLRIIAETVRDAASAADDVRIALAEPAGTARLLLWMPLAGLLLGFALGFDTVGVVMRNPLAAACVLVGLGLVGVARVWTRRLLRSARPGPGTPGMRAELVAIAVSGGASVERALHLVATSSLSEHEHEHEHEQSHRISAVLDLSRAAGVPAAELLRASAAQERHAARVQGRIRAARLSSRLLLPLGVCTLPAFLLLGVAPLLLSVLGSTPIPL, from the coding sequence GTGGTGATCCGCGTCCAGCGCGCCTCGTCGGCGCCACGGGAAGACACGAGTGCCGTGGACGCGGCGACGTCGGTGCAGACGCTCGCCGTCCTCCTGCAGGCGGGTGCCGTCCCCGCCGCGGCCTGGAGACACCTCGCCGACACGGGCGACACGCACGCGCAGGCCGTGGTCGCGCGGCTCGATGCCGGCGTGCCGCTGCTCGAGGCGATCGAGGCCGAAGGAGGCGCATGGATCGACCTCGCCGCAGCCTGGGAGATCGCCACGACCGTCGGCGCACCACTCGCAGAAGTGCTGCGCATCATCGCGGAGACCGTACGGGATGCCGCCTCCGCCGCCGATGATGTGCGCATCGCTCTCGCCGAACCCGCGGGGACGGCACGCCTGCTGCTGTGGATGCCGTTGGCCGGGCTTCTCCTGGGATTCGCGCTCGGGTTCGACACCGTGGGGGTCGTCATGCGCAACCCGCTGGCCGCGGCCTGCGTGCTGGTCGGTCTCGGCCTGGTCGGTGTCGCGCGGGTGTGGACCCGTCGGCTGCTGAGAAGTGCCCGACCGGGCCCGGGAACGCCGGGAATGCGTGCCGAGCTGGTGGCGATCGCGGTCTCCGGCGGAGCCTCGGTCGAACGGGCCCTGCACCTCGTGGCGACGAGTTCCCTCTCCGAGCACGAGCACGAGCACGAGCACGAGCAGTCACACCGGATCAGCGCAGTCCTCGATCTCTCCCGCGCCGCCGGTGTCCCTGCCGCAGAACTGCTGCGTGCCTCGGCCGCGCAGGAGCGGCACGCCGCACGGGTGCAGGGGCGGATTCGTGCGGCGCGCCTCTCGTCCCGATTGCTCCTCCCGCTCGGCGTGTGCACCCTGCCCGCCTTCCTCCTGCTCGGGGTCGCGCCGCTGCTGCTCAGCGTGCTCGGCTCGACGCCGATCCCGCTGTGA
- a CDS encoding helicase has translation MAGSAVAAGLLGVVGALALGLAVVGGAAVTAQRAAGAADAAALAAADAATGAVVVDDEPCAVAARVAAAAGAAVTRCTITGFVATVEVQAAYAGLAAVSRARAGPPEVN, from the coding sequence ATGGCGGGGTCGGCGGTCGCTGCCGGCCTACTGGGCGTGGTCGGCGCTCTCGCGCTCGGCCTCGCCGTCGTGGGCGGAGCCGCTGTCACCGCGCAACGCGCCGCCGGCGCGGCCGACGCGGCTGCGCTCGCCGCAGCTGACGCGGCCACCGGTGCGGTGGTGGTCGACGACGAGCCGTGCGCAGTCGCTGCACGAGTGGCTGCGGCGGCCGGTGCGGCAGTGACGCGGTGCACGATCACGGGCTTCGTGGCGACCGTGGAGGTGCAGGCGGCGTACGCTGGACTCGCTGCCGTCTCCCGAGCCCGCGCTGGGCCACCCGAGGTGAACTGA